In a single window of the Paenibacillus sp. MMS20-IR301 genome:
- a CDS encoding ABC transporter permease, protein MKSKGKSYYLIPYYLWIALFVIAPVLLVIYYSLFDLDGKLTLDNYVNFFTPVYMRMMLNSFWYAFLITLFSLLVAYPAAYLLTRTKHKQLWLLLIILPTWINLLLKTYAFIGIFGTFGPVNNFFDLVGIGEQQILFTGFSFVFVSVYIFIPFMILPIFSALDEMNLSLVDAARDLGASGWTTFRRVVFPLTISGVRSGCMAVFIPALSLFMITRLIAGNRVITLGTAIEQHFLVTQDWGMGSTVAVFLIAIMALFMILTGSSRKGVRG, encoded by the coding sequence ATGAAGAGTAAGGGCAAGTCGTATTACCTCATCCCGTACTACCTGTGGATTGCCTTATTCGTTATTGCACCGGTGCTGCTGGTTATCTATTACTCCCTGTTCGATCTCGACGGGAAGCTGACGCTGGATAACTACGTTAATTTCTTCACGCCGGTCTATATGAGAATGATGCTGAACTCCTTCTGGTATGCCTTCCTGATCACCCTGTTCTCGCTGCTGGTGGCTTATCCGGCGGCGTATCTGCTGACGCGCACAAAGCATAAGCAGCTTTGGCTGCTGCTGATTATTTTGCCGACATGGATCAATCTGCTGCTGAAAACCTATGCCTTCATCGGCATCTTCGGCACCTTTGGCCCGGTGAACAATTTCTTTGACTTGGTTGGAATAGGTGAACAGCAGATACTCTTTACAGGCTTCAGCTTTGTGTTCGTATCGGTTTATATTTTCATCCCGTTCATGATTCTGCCGATCTTCAGCGCACTGGATGAGATGAATCTGTCGCTGGTGGATGCAGCGCGTGATCTGGGCGCCTCCGGCTGGACGACGTTCCGGCGGGTGGTATTCCCGCTCACCATCTCCGGCGTACGCTCCGGCTGCATGGCAGTGTTCATCCCGGCACTGTCGCTGTTCATGATTACTCGCCTGATTGCCGGCAACCGGGTTATTACGCTCGGTACCGCCATTGAGCAGCACTTCCTCGTCACGCAGGATTGGGGTATGGGCTCTACGGTAGCGGTGTTCCTGATCGCCATTATGGCACTGTTCATGATTCTTACGGGCAGCTCGCGGAAGGGGGTGCGCGGGTGA
- a CDS encoding ABC transporter permease: MRSKNKNGIANIYLVLVFVVLYAPIFYLMYYSFNSGGTMHEFEGFTLDYYREVVGDTRLMIIMINTLVIALLSSAIATVIAVIGALAIQHVRSRRAKNTLLSLNNVLIVSPDVIIGASFLILFTIVGIKLGFTSVLLSHVAFSIPIAVIMILPHLQEMSPTLTDAARDLGATRRDVLTKVILPIIKPGIFSGFFMALTYSLDDFAVTFFVTGNGYSTLSVEIYSRARQGVSLSINALSTLIFLFTILLVIGYYYLNQRKNKPMMHTAEPVAEAGVPR; encoded by the coding sequence GTGAGAAGCAAGAATAAAAACGGGATAGCGAATATCTATCTGGTGCTGGTCTTCGTTGTCCTGTACGCGCCGATCTTCTACCTGATGTACTACTCGTTCAACAGCGGCGGCACGATGCATGAATTCGAGGGGTTCACGCTCGACTATTACCGCGAGGTTGTCGGGGACACCCGGCTGATGATTATTATGATTAACACCCTGGTGATTGCGCTTCTGTCTTCGGCGATTGCAACAGTAATTGCTGTCATCGGAGCACTGGCGATCCAGCATGTCCGCAGCCGCCGGGCCAAGAATACGCTGCTCTCGCTGAACAATGTGCTGATTGTCAGCCCGGATGTCATTATCGGAGCCTCGTTCCTGATTCTGTTCACCATTGTCGGAATCAAGCTGGGCTTCACCTCCGTTCTGCTCTCGCATGTGGCGTTCAGCATTCCGATCGCCGTTATTATGATTCTGCCGCATCTGCAGGAGATGAGCCCGACGCTGACCGATGCAGCCCGTGACCTTGGGGCTACCCGCCGCGATGTGCTTACGAAGGTTATTCTGCCGATTATCAAGCCGGGGATCTTCAGCGGGTTCTTCATGGCCCTGACCTATTCCCTGGATGATTTCGCGGTCACCTTCTTCGTAACGGGCAACGGCTACTCTACGCTGTCTGTTGAGATTTATTCGCGGGCACGGCAGGGGGTTTCGCTGTCGATCAACGCGCTGTCGACGCTGATCTTCCTCTTCACCATACTGCTGGTAATCGGTTATTACTACCTCAACCAGCGTAAGAACAAACCAATGATGCATACCGCAGAACCGGTTGCCGAAGCGGGGGTGCCTAGATGA
- a CDS encoding ABC transporter substrate-binding protein has translation MKQLINTFLAILIVAFGLMFLAYRLNSAEGYSGGNTLTIYNWGDYIDPDLLKQFQEETGITVIYQTFDSNEAMLTKVEQGGTVFDVVVPSDYAIAKMREENLLLPLDHSKIPNLTNIDSKFMDLSFDPGNMYSVPYFWGTVGIIYNPDMTEGMDFSSWNSLWDKRLNNEIFLVDGAREVMGMALNSLHYSVNDKNEEHLQEALSKLNKLSPNVKAIVGDEIKMLLANEEASVGIVWSGDASEIMDENDKLDYVVPEEGSNIWFDNMVIPRTAANVEGAHKFINFMLRPDVAAQNTEYVGYSTPNTPALALLPEDISGDERFYPPAEITDRLEVYDNLGKRMLAHYNELFLKFKMNKK, from the coding sequence ATGAAGCAGCTGATCAATACTTTTCTGGCCATTCTGATTGTCGCTTTCGGGCTGATGTTTCTGGCCTACCGGCTGAATTCAGCGGAAGGCTATTCCGGCGGCAATACGCTGACCATCTATAACTGGGGTGATTATATCGATCCCGACCTGCTGAAGCAATTCCAGGAGGAGACCGGCATTACGGTCATCTACCAGACCTTTGACTCCAATGAAGCGATGCTGACCAAGGTCGAGCAGGGGGGTACGGTCTTCGATGTCGTCGTGCCATCCGACTATGCCATTGCCAAGATGCGGGAAGAGAATCTGCTGCTGCCGCTCGATCACAGCAAAATTCCGAATTTGACCAATATTGATTCTAAATTCATGGACCTCTCCTTTGATCCCGGCAACATGTACTCCGTGCCCTATTTCTGGGGAACTGTAGGCATTATCTACAACCCGGATATGACGGAGGGGATGGATTTCAGCAGCTGGAATTCGCTCTGGGACAAGCGCCTGAATAACGAAATCTTCCTGGTGGACGGGGCCCGTGAGGTGATGGGGATGGCGCTTAACAGCCTGCATTATTCCGTCAATGACAAGAACGAGGAGCACCTGCAGGAGGCGCTGTCCAAGCTGAACAAGCTGTCCCCGAATGTCAAAGCGATTGTCGGCGATGAGATCAAGATGCTGTTGGCCAACGAAGAGGCCTCAGTAGGAATCGTCTGGTCCGGTGATGCTTCAGAGATTATGGACGAGAACGACAAGCTTGATTATGTGGTGCCGGAGGAAGGCTCGAACATATGGTTCGACAACATGGTCATTCCGCGCACAGCAGCTAATGTAGAAGGCGCGCATAAGTTCATCAACTTCATGCTCCGCCCTGATGTGGCCGCGCAGAATACGGAATATGTCGGCTACTCTACGCCTAACACGCCTGCACTCGCGCTGCTGCCGGAGGATATTTCCGGGGATGAGCGCTTCTACCCGCCCGCCGAGATCACCGACCGGCTGGAGGTCTATGATAACCTCGGGAAGCGGATGCTCGCCCATTATAACGAGCTGTTCCTGAAGTTTAAGATGAACAAGAAATAG
- a CDS encoding IS4 family transposase has protein sequence MKKSTSISHILQLVIPEEDMRPILEELQYTDVARKFTVYDLFLFLAEAAFQQWDGYRDGAQRMSLQGQRTVNYSTLSKKAKAVPFSVFKRLLNLMLGLCNRKTKRTLGIPKDLLIVDSTTISVGQGRLPWAQIKGRKAGVKLHVGLLGDSNELHKVTETPAIQHDLNSCAALLDSQFILVGDRAYGKHQLFDRYQEQKERQYFVIRLKDNTTLANPIPRLRNRPFEGGIEQDLTCQLGKKKALSENRFRVVILKDPKGNPVILATNLHWHSPEAIAEIYKKRWQIEVFFRWIKQHLNIPKLFGTTENAVYGQLYVALLVYVLLKFLFEQGNRIVHASARLTFANFDRLFALHKLPVEWRIYLAQAVHFINTNW, from the coding sequence ATGAAAAAGTCTACTTCAATTTCACACATTCTGCAATTGGTGATTCCCGAGGAAGACATGCGTCCCATCCTGGAAGAATTACAATATACGGATGTTGCGCGTAAATTTACCGTGTATGATTTGTTTTTATTTTTGGCGGAAGCTGCGTTTCAGCAGTGGGATGGATACCGAGACGGCGCACAGCGAATGTCCCTTCAGGGACAACGTACGGTGAATTATTCTACCCTTTCCAAAAAGGCCAAGGCGGTTCCTTTTTCAGTATTTAAGCGTCTATTGAATCTGATGCTAGGGCTATGTAACCGGAAGACAAAGCGTACCCTCGGTATTCCGAAAGACCTGTTAATCGTGGACTCCACCACTATTTCGGTCGGTCAGGGTCGGTTGCCGTGGGCGCAAATTAAAGGGCGAAAAGCAGGCGTTAAGCTGCATGTCGGGTTACTCGGGGACTCGAACGAATTGCACAAAGTGACGGAGACCCCGGCCATTCAGCATGATCTAAACAGTTGTGCTGCGCTGCTCGACAGCCAATTTATTTTGGTGGGTGACCGTGCTTACGGGAAGCACCAACTGTTTGACCGCTATCAAGAGCAGAAAGAGCGGCAATATTTTGTGATTCGGCTTAAGGATAATACTACGCTCGCCAATCCCATCCCGCGCCTGCGAAATCGCCCATTTGAGGGAGGGATCGAACAGGATTTGACGTGCCAATTGGGAAAGAAAAAGGCGCTCTCCGAGAATCGGTTTCGAGTGGTTATTCTGAAAGATCCCAAGGGAAATCCCGTCATTCTCGCAACAAATCTGCACTGGCACTCCCCAGAAGCCATAGCAGAGATCTATAAGAAACGTTGGCAGATTGAAGTTTTTTTTCGTTGGATTAAGCAGCATTTAAACATTCCCAAGTTGTTTGGAACCACAGAAAATGCAGTCTATGGACAGCTCTATGTGGCTTTATTGGTGTATGTGTTGCTAAAGTTTCTGTTTGAGCAGGGAAATCGTATCGTGCACGCTAGCGCTAGGTTAACGTTCGCGAACTTTGACCGGTTATTTGCGCTGCATAAGTTACCTGTGGAGTGGAGGATTTATTTAGCTCAAGCCGTCCATTTTATTAACACAAACTGGTAA
- a CDS encoding methyltransferase domain-containing protein, which yields MIPSGNSKANIDRFLGYQDNYDRYRPEAPPLVTGLLSTYLGRRPALVADIGCGTGLSTFLWKDAADQVTGVEPNPDMLGKAQEKLAALHAGSSALSFVQGYSNELPFPSGTVDIVTCSQSFHWMDPSSTLQEISRCLRTGGIFAAYDCDWPLMLHPAVEARYNGLIASADALLAERQPAAEQARKWDKEGHLARIKASGLFTYAREVVFHNMEACNAERYIGLTLSQGGIQSVLKLDPALLETDIAGFSAAVQDYFQGRTLQVPISYRMRIGVK from the coding sequence ATGATTCCATCAGGCAACAGCAAGGCAAATATTGACCGGTTCCTGGGCTATCAGGACAATTACGACCGCTACAGGCCCGAAGCGCCGCCGCTGGTTACCGGGCTGCTGAGTACCTATCTCGGCCGCCGCCCGGCCCTGGTGGCTGACATCGGCTGCGGTACCGGTCTCTCCACCTTCCTGTGGAAGGACGCTGCGGATCAGGTAACAGGAGTGGAGCCTAATCCCGATATGCTGGGCAAAGCACAAGAGAAGCTTGCCGCTCTGCACGCCGGAAGCAGCGCTTTATCCTTTGTTCAAGGCTATTCCAATGAGCTGCCGTTCCCCTCGGGCACTGTCGATATCGTTACCTGCTCGCAGTCCTTCCACTGGATGGACCCGTCCAGCACCCTGCAGGAAATCTCCCGCTGTCTGCGAACCGGCGGTATCTTTGCCGCCTATGACTGCGACTGGCCCCTGATGCTGCACCCGGCGGTTGAAGCCCGCTATAACGGGCTGATTGCCTCTGCTGATGCCCTGCTTGCTGAGCGGCAGCCGGCCGCAGAGCAGGCCCGCAAGTGGGATAAGGAAGGACACCTCGCCCGGATCAAAGCAAGCGGGCTGTTTACCTACGCCCGGGAGGTTGTTTTTCATAATATGGAGGCCTGCAATGCTGAGCGGTACATCGGCCTGACTCTCAGCCAAGGCGGAATCCAGTCCGTCCTGAAGCTGGATCCCGCTCTGCTCGAGACGGACATCGCCGGTTTCTCGGCAGCGGTCCAGGATTATTTCCAAGGCCGGACCCTGCAGGTGCCGATCAGCTACCGGATGCGGATCGGAGTGAAGTAG
- a CDS encoding 1,4-dihydroxy-6-naphthoate synthase → MTAELNIAFSPCPNDTFVFHAWAHGLVPDAPALNITYADINITNELAAEGRGPEVLKISYAALPWVLDNYRLLPCGGALGRGCGPLVLSRKGAGAIKHPRELSGRKIAVPSERSTAYLLFRLWAAQQVSGDPAEIIVMPFDEIMPAVQSGAIDAGLVIHEARFTYPSYNLQLLADLGSWWESDTGLPIPLGAIIARRDLDHEAITGWIRSSLQHAWDHPLDTQEYVLSHAQELSPEVAKSHIDLYVNEFSMNLGDDGYGAISALLNRAAAEGLVPAINPALLR, encoded by the coding sequence ATGACAGCTGAGCTTAATATTGCGTTTTCCCCTTGCCCTAACGATACCTTTGTCTTTCATGCCTGGGCGCACGGGCTGGTGCCGGATGCGCCGGCGCTGAATATTACCTATGCCGATATTAACATTACCAATGAACTGGCCGCAGAGGGCCGCGGGCCCGAGGTGCTGAAAATCTCCTACGCCGCCCTCCCCTGGGTACTGGATAACTACAGGCTGCTGCCCTGCGGAGGCGCACTCGGACGGGGCTGCGGCCCGCTGGTGCTGAGCCGTAAAGGAGCAGGTGCCATCAAGCACCCGCGTGAGCTGTCCGGACGGAAAATCGCTGTTCCGAGCGAGCGCTCCACAGCCTACCTGCTGTTCCGCCTGTGGGCAGCGCAGCAGGTATCGGGCGACCCTGCCGAGATTATCGTCATGCCGTTTGATGAGATTATGCCTGCGGTGCAGAGCGGGGCAATCGATGCCGGTCTGGTGATTCACGAGGCACGGTTCACCTACCCTTCCTATAATCTCCAACTGCTCGCCGATCTGGGCAGCTGGTGGGAGAGCGATACCGGTCTGCCGATTCCGCTCGGGGCCATCATTGCCCGCCGGGATCTGGACCATGAAGCCATTACCGGCTGGATCCGCAGCTCGCTGCAGCATGCCTGGGACCATCCGCTCGATACTCAGGAATATGTTCTGAGCCACGCCCAGGAGCTCTCCCCTGAGGTAGCCAAATCGCACATCGATTTGTACGTCAATGAATTCTCCATGAATCTGGGAGATGACGGTTATGGTGCAATCTCTGCTTTGCTGAACCGGGCTGCAGCCGAAGGTCTCGTTCCGGCCATAAATCCGGCACTGCTGCGGTAG
- a CDS encoding futalosine hydrolase — MESTSTDRPERDASAGESLPAAAHAEVLIVTAVAAERDAVLRGLRGDRRFHVIAAGAGTAAAAAGTAAALAAGSYGWAVSAGIGGGFPGRAPVGSLVVASEMLDAALGAETPEGFRSAAELGFGSVSVPAPGGTVQALAAALAAAGLPVSTGTVLTVSTATGTAGTAAALAARHPQAAAEAMEGHGVAVAAQRLGIAALELRAISNPVGPRDRAAWKINEALDALSAAAAILVEVL; from the coding sequence ATGGAATCAACATCAACAGACAGACCGGAACGGGATGCATCCGCTGGTGAATCCCTGCCCGCAGCGGCACACGCGGAGGTGCTGATTGTGACGGCAGTCGCGGCTGAGCGGGATGCCGTCCTGCGCGGCCTGCGGGGCGACCGCAGGTTCCATGTCATTGCAGCGGGCGCCGGTACCGCTGCGGCTGCGGCGGGCACCGCCGCCGCTCTGGCAGCCGGCTCCTACGGCTGGGCCGTCAGCGCCGGGATCGGCGGCGGCTTCCCGGGCCGCGCCCCTGTAGGCTCGCTGGTTGTCGCCAGCGAGATGCTTGACGCGGCCCTCGGCGCGGAGACGCCGGAGGGCTTCCGCAGCGCTGCCGAGCTCGGCTTCGGCAGCGTGTCCGTGCCGGCGCCCGGCGGCACGGTACAGGCCCTTGCGGCCGCGCTGGCTGCGGCCGGGCTACCGGTAAGCACGGGCACCGTGCTTACCGTGTCCACCGCGACCGGCACCGCCGGTACGGCCGCGGCCCTGGCCGCCCGCCACCCGCAGGCGGCGGCGGAGGCGATGGAAGGCCACGGGGTTGCCGTGGCCGCGCAAAGGCTGGGGATCGCGGCGCTTGAGCTGCGCGCGATCTCGAACCCGGTCGGCCCGCGCGACCGGGCCGCGTGGAAGATCAATGAAGCGCTGGATGCCTTGAGCGCAGCAGCGGCTATTTTAGTGGAGGTGCTATAG
- a CDS encoding MarR family transcriptional regulator — MSDNKETLNAAAGSQSDQDEAVSLKLFVVLSKAYKSLMDLAVKDMKSHGLASAEFMVLEVLYHRTRIPLQQIGEKILVTSGSITYNIDKLEKRGLLKRVPCSDDRRVTYAEITEAGRELFDDIFPRHIQSIHSLMGGLSSEEKAQATLLLKKLGKGV, encoded by the coding sequence ATGAGCGACAACAAGGAGACCCTTAACGCGGCAGCAGGCAGTCAGAGTGACCAGGATGAGGCAGTATCGCTGAAATTGTTCGTAGTTTTGTCTAAGGCGTATAAGAGCCTGATGGATCTGGCCGTGAAGGATATGAAGAGCCACGGGCTGGCTTCGGCGGAGTTCATGGTGCTGGAGGTCCTGTATCATAGAACGCGGATTCCGCTGCAGCAGATCGGCGAGAAGATTCTTGTGACCAGCGGCAGCATCACCTACAACATCGACAAGCTGGAGAAGCGCGGACTGCTGAAGCGTGTTCCATGCAGCGACGACCGGCGCGTGACCTATGCTGAGATTACGGAAGCGGGGCGGGAGCTGTTCGATGATATTTTCCCCCGTCATATCCAGTCTATACACAGCCTGATGGGCGGACTGAGCAGTGAAGAGAAGGCCCAGGCAACCCTGCTGCTGAAGAAGCTGGGCAAGGGAGTATAG
- a CDS encoding DoxX family protein has protein sequence MVSVGLLLIRLVIGVAFIGHGAQKLFGWFGGYGPKGTGGWMESIGIKPGVRMAVLAGLMELVGGLLFTLGLLTPVAAVLIAATMLGAIVKVHAPNGFWSTANGIEFPLTLLVVAVAVALTGAGSISLDAIFFN, from the coding sequence ATGGTTAGTGTAGGTTTATTGTTGATCAGATTGGTAATTGGTGTAGCGTTTATCGGGCATGGTGCACAGAAGCTGTTCGGCTGGTTCGGCGGCTACGGTCCCAAAGGCACAGGCGGCTGGATGGAGTCCATCGGCATTAAGCCGGGCGTGCGCATGGCGGTACTGGCAGGGCTGATGGAGCTGGTTGGCGGGTTGCTGTTCACACTCGGCCTGCTGACACCGGTGGCTGCTGTCCTGATTGCTGCAACTATGCTTGGCGCGATTGTCAAAGTGCATGCTCCGAACGGCTTCTGGTCTACAGCTAACGGTATTGAATTTCCGCTGACACTGCTGGTGGTTGCGGTAGCGGTAGCATTGACCGGAGCAGGATCGATCTCTCTGGATGCCATCTTCTTTAATTAA
- a CDS encoding ring-cleaving dioxygenase translates to MTMQTAGIHHITAFVGDAQRNADFYAGILGLRLVKKTINFDAPEVYHLYFGNEQGAPGTIITFFPWSTGRKGRIGGGQVGVTTYAVPAGSLGFWEQRLAAYQIPVTKVTRIGESYLSFADFDGLRIELAEREEGALSTWSFGGVPVEHAIKGFGGAVLYSTAPDKTADTLSRTMGMEQIAEGDGYIRYRAAGDIGNIIDLKSAPVPQGAGGTGTVHHIAWRAADDADQLEWGRRVQSHGYQPTPVQDRQYFNAIYFREEGGILFEIATDPPGFARDEAPDALGQKLMLPAWFEPHRSTIEENLSPFEIREIGVKQV, encoded by the coding sequence ATGACTATGCAAACTGCAGGAATTCATCATATTACCGCTTTTGTAGGGGATGCACAGCGTAACGCTGACTTTTATGCCGGAATTCTCGGGCTGCGGCTCGTTAAAAAAACGATCAACTTCGACGCTCCCGAGGTCTATCACCTCTACTTCGGCAATGAGCAGGGTGCGCCGGGCACAATCATCACCTTCTTCCCGTGGTCTACCGGACGCAAGGGCAGAATCGGCGGCGGGCAGGTGGGCGTAACTACTTATGCGGTACCTGCCGGCTCCCTTGGGTTCTGGGAGCAGAGGCTGGCTGCCTATCAGATTCCCGTTACCAAGGTTACCCGGATCGGCGAGTCCTATCTCTCCTTCGCGGATTTCGACGGGCTGCGGATTGAACTGGCAGAGCGTGAGGAAGGGGCGCTTAGCACCTGGTCCTTCGGCGGAGTCCCTGTTGAACATGCAATCAAAGGCTTCGGCGGCGCCGTACTCTACAGCACGGCACCGGATAAGACGGCAGATACGCTCTCCCGGACAATGGGCATGGAGCAGATTGCCGAAGGCGACGGCTACATCCGGTATAGAGCAGCTGGTGATATCGGGAATATCATCGATCTGAAGTCGGCTCCGGTACCGCAGGGGGCAGGCGGCACAGGAACTGTCCACCATATCGCCTGGCGGGCGGCAGATGATGCCGATCAGCTGGAATGGGGCCGCCGCGTACAGAGTCACGGCTATCAGCCGACTCCGGTACAGGACCGCCAGTACTTCAACGCCATCTACTTCCGTGAAGAGGGGGGAATCCTGTTCGAGATTGCTACTGATCCTCCGGGCTTCGCCCGTGACGAAGCTCCGGATGCGCTGGGACAGAAGCTGATGCTTCCGGCATGGTTTGAGCCGCACCGCAGCACGATCGAGGAGAACTTAAGCCCGTTTGAAATCCGCGAAATCGGGGTGAAGCAGGTATGA
- a CDS encoding alpha/beta hydrolase, translating into MIHIYKQGTDASLPTLVLFHGTGGSEQDLLPLAGLLAPGAPVLGIRGNVLENGMPRFFRRLAEGIFDEEDLIFRTREVKGFLEEAALKYGFDADNLVAVGYSNGANIAGSLLFHYGNIFRAAVLLHPMVPLRGLELPPLQGVPIFIGAGTNDPIIRSEETRELEALLSGAGAEVTAHWGNQGHRLSAAEAEAARDWLAKLIAADQSK; encoded by the coding sequence ATGATCCATATCTATAAGCAAGGTACAGATGCAAGTCTGCCGACACTTGTATTATTCCACGGTACCGGCGGCAGCGAGCAGGATCTGCTGCCGCTGGCCGGGCTGCTGGCCCCGGGCGCCCCGGTGCTCGGCATCCGCGGCAATGTGCTGGAGAATGGAATGCCGCGCTTCTTCCGGCGGCTGGCTGAAGGGATATTCGATGAGGAGGATCTGATCTTCCGCACCCGTGAAGTGAAGGGATTTCTGGAGGAGGCTGCGCTGAAATACGGATTCGATGCTGACAATCTTGTTGCTGTCGGCTACTCGAACGGGGCGAATATCGCCGGCAGCCTGCTCTTCCATTACGGGAACATCTTCCGGGCAGCGGTGCTGCTGCACCCGATGGTCCCGCTGCGCGGGCTTGAACTGCCGCCGCTGCAAGGTGTTCCCATCTTTATCGGTGCCGGGACTAACGATCCGATTATCCGCTCTGAAGAGACCAGGGAGCTGGAGGCACTCCTGAGCGGTGCAGGGGCAGAGGTTACCGCACACTGGGGCAATCAGGGACACCGCCTGAGCGCCGCTGAAGCTGAGGCGGCCAGAGATTGGCTGGCTAAACTCATAGCGGCGGATCAAAGCAAATAA
- a CDS encoding multidrug effflux MFS transporter, with product MIKQNHLTSLAADGPSKKQRLQLAVILGAIATIGPLSIDMYLPALPALSTHFSTSAAMVQLSLTFFLLGLASGQLVAGPLSDMHGRRLPLFIGMVIYAASSLLCAFSPSIGLLILLRFIQGLAGSVGVVISRAAVRDMYSGPELTKFFSLLMIVNGLGPIFAPVIGGQLLRVTTWQGVFVVLFFCGLLFAATILLRLPETLPKERRVKSGLKGTLHTFLILLRNMKFMGYALSQGFVTAAMFAYISGSSFVLQIIYGVTPQMYSLIFAVNGIGIIITGQIAGRLAGRVGERKLLVSGLLLCTLGGAALLVTLLAGGGLPVVLLCLFAVVSSVGLVSTTSFSLAMQDQGETAGSASALLGLLPLLLGSCAAPLVGLGGSGSAVPMALVIASAGVLSILSYLLLCRREERS from the coding sequence ATGATTAAGCAAAACCATCTTACAAGCCTGGCGGCTGACGGGCCGTCCAAGAAACAGCGGCTGCAGCTTGCAGTCATCCTGGGAGCCATTGCTACAATCGGCCCTCTGTCCATTGATATGTACCTGCCGGCACTGCCCGCGCTGAGCACACATTTCTCGACCAGTGCGGCTATGGTCCAGCTCAGCCTGACCTTCTTCCTGCTGGGGCTGGCCTCGGGCCAGCTGGTGGCAGGACCGCTCAGTGATATGCACGGCCGGCGTCTGCCGCTGTTTATCGGCATGGTTATTTATGCAGCTTCCTCGCTGCTCTGCGCGTTCAGTCCCTCCATCGGTCTGCTGATTCTGCTGCGTTTCATCCAGGGGCTGGCCGGCTCGGTCGGTGTAGTCATCTCCCGGGCTGCTGTCCGTGATATGTACAGCGGTCCGGAGCTGACGAAGTTCTTCTCGCTGCTGATGATTGTCAACGGACTGGGACCGATCTTCGCCCCCGTGATCGGCGGACAGCTCCTGAGAGTGACCACCTGGCAGGGTGTGTTTGTCGTGCTCTTCTTCTGCGGCCTGCTCTTTGCGGCGACTATTCTGCTGCGTCTGCCGGAGACCCTGCCGAAGGAGCGGCGTGTCAAAAGCGGTCTTAAAGGCACCTTGCACACCTTCCTTATTCTGCTCCGTAATATGAAATTTATGGGATATGCCCTCTCCCAGGGATTCGTTACGGCGGCCATGTTCGCTTATATCTCTGGTTCTTCCTTCGTACTGCAGATTATTTACGGGGTGACCCCGCAAATGTACAGCCTGATCTTCGCGGTTAACGGCATCGGCATTATTATTACCGGTCAGATTGCCGGCAGGCTGGCTGGCAGAGTCGGTGAACGGAAGCTGCTGGTCAGCGGCCTTCTGCTCTGTACGCTTGGCGGAGCCGCCCTGCTGGTTACACTGCTTGCCGGCGGAGGCCTGCCGGTGGTTCTGCTCTGCCTGTTCGCTGTTGTCTCCAGTGTAGGACTGGTATCAACCACCAGCTTCTCACTGGCGATGCAGGATCAGGGGGAAACCGCAGGCAGTGCCTCGGCACTCCTCGGGCTGCTTCCGCTGCTTCTGGGGAGCTGCGCCGCGCCGCTGGTCGGACTTGGCGGCAGCGGTTCTGCAGTGCCGATGGCACTGGTTATCGCTTCAGCCGGTGTCCTGTCTATCCTGTCTTATCTGCTGCTCTGCCGCAGGGAGGAGAGATCATGA